One Candidatus Methanomethylicota archaeon DNA window includes the following coding sequences:
- a CDS encoding nucleotidyltransferase family protein, with product MKTLEEIKEVIIQHKEDLKRNFKVKEIGIFGSFVRGEQKRGSDVDILVEFEEPIGFFQFLDLEEYLTKLIGIEVDLVSKGALKPIIGEKILKEVIYL from the coding sequence ATGAAGACTCTTGAAGAGATAAAAGAAGTTATAATTCAGCATAAGGAAGATTTGAAGAGGAATTTTAAGGTGAAGGAGATAGGAATTTTTGGATCCTTTGTTAGAGGAGAGCAGAAAAGGGGGAGCGACGTTGATATTCTCGTTGAATTTGAAGAGCCAATAGGATTTTTCCAGTTTTTAGATTTAGAGGAGTATCTAACTAAACTTATTGGAATAGAAGTTGATTTAGTTTCGAAGGGGGCTTTAAAACCAATAATTGGAGAGAAAATTTTAAAGGAAGTTATTTACCTCTAG